The window ACTCCAGGCGGCGGGCCTCCGGGTCGGAGAGGATATCGGCAATCAGCGCCGCCGCCTCGCGGCTGTAGACCCGGTGGCGGGATGGCCCTGCGCTTCTGCCGTCCATGGTTGCCCGCAGTGGGTGAAAGACACCGCCCCGGGCCAGTGCCGCGTAGCCCCGCACCAGTTCCAGCAGGGTCACCTCGCCGTTGCCAAGGGCCAGGCCCTCGCCGTAGTGGCCGGCGGAGCGGTCGAGGCTTGCCATGCCCAGGGCGTGCAGGCGGTCGAGAAAGGCATCGACGCCGGTGAACTGGACGGTGCGCACTGCCGGGATGTTCAGCGAGTTGCCGAGGGCCTCGCGCAGGCGCAGCGGGCCGTAATGTCTGCGGCTGTAGTTGCGGAAGGGGTGCATGCCGTCGCCGACTGGCCGGGCCAGCGGCGCGTCTTCGATGATGGTCGCCGGGCTCCAACCCCGGTCAAGCGCCAGGGCGTAGAGGAAGGGTTTGAGGGTCGAGCCCGGCTGGCGGGGCGAGGTCACCGCGTCGAGCCAGCCGTCCGGGGCATCGGCCGCTGTGGCGGAGACACTCAGCCAGGCGAGGATCTCATCGGTTTGGTGGTTGACGGCGAGGACCGCGCCGTTGTGCACGTCCTGCCGTTTCAGGTCGGCGAGGTGGCGGCGGAGGATGTCGTGCAGGCGGGTCTGCAGGTTGCCGTCAAGGGTGGTGACGATCCGCGCCGGGCCGGTCCTGCCGTCTGATCCGGCGAGTTCGTTGCTTGCCAGGTGACGGAGAAAGTGGTCGGCCGGGGCGGGAAGGCGCAGATTGGCCAGGGCCAGGGGGTGCAGCCTGAGGGATCCGGCAGATGTCTCCGCCAGCTGGCCGGTGCCCTGCAGGAAGGCTGCCAGCCGCGCCAGGGGTTTGTCGAGGCCCGGGCCGCCTGGGCTTTCGCCGAGACGCGAGGGGGCGCGGACCAGCACCGCCAGGGCCAGGGTTTCTCCCGTGGTGAGGGTGGCCGGGTCGCGGTCGAAGTACAGCCGGGCCGCCTGGAGGACACCGCGCCGCTGGCGGCTGTAGGGCACCTGATTGAGGTAGAACTCGAAGATCTCCGCCTTGCTGAACCGCCCTTCCAGCTGCGCCGCCTCAATGCCCTCCAGCCAGCGCGACCACAGGGTGCGCGGCCGGGGATGGAGGATGCGCACCACCTGCTCGGTGATGGTGCTGGCACCGCGCACCCCCCGCCAGGCTTTGAGATTCTGCAACAGGGCGTGGCCCCTTGCCAGCCAGTCGACACCGTGATGCCGGTAGAAGCGCCGGTCTTCCGAGGCGATGAAGGCGTCCTGGAGGAGGGCCGGGATTTCATGGAGGGGCAGCCAGTCGTGGACGTTGAGGGGATTGTCGAAGGTGGCCGACAGGGGGACACCGTTGCGGTCAAGGAACTGGTAGCGGCGAAAACCAAGGGCGTCCGGGAGGAGGCTTGTCTGGAAGGGGCGGAGTTCCTCCCAGGTCTTTTTGCCGAGCCAGAGCGCGGCCGCGACCAGGCAGCAACCAAGGCAGCACCACAGCAGCGGCCGTTTACTGGTAAAACACCGTCGTCGCGCCATACCTTGCCAGGGCCTCCCCCCCGCCGCTTTGCCTTCCCTTCCGAACCTGAAGTGGTTCTACTCGGCTGCCTCGATCCTCAGCCGTGCCGGCACGCCCCTGCCGTAGACCTCCGGGGCGTACATCTCCTCGGCGCGGAGGGGCAGCACCTGGAAATCTCCGGGGGCGATGGCCTGGGCGGTATAGCTGAGATGATAGCGTCCGGCGGCCAGCCGCTCCGAGTAGAAGCGTACCGCATCGTGGCGCAGCTCCCGGTGATAAAAACTCCAGCGGCCGAGGGTGTCCTCCTGCCAGTCGGGATAGCTATTGCGGTAGGAGCCGGCGACATTGCCCGCATCGCCGGTATCGGCATCCTGCAGGGAGGTTGTGGCCAGATCCCTGTTGACCGGTTCGAGGCCACCGGGGACCGGGTCTTCCAGGACAACGAAGTAGCGTTCGGCGGGCAGCGACACATAGAGGTCGACCTTGACCACCTCGCCGCTACGCAGGGCCATGTCCTCGGTCAGGAGCAGCCACTTGCCGTCCCGCTTGACGCTGTACTCGCGAAACACCTCGATTCCGGCATTGACCGCGTCGAGGGCGAGGTGGCTCGGGCTGTACGCCAGCCGGGCGCCGTAGTACAGGCGGCCTTCCCCCTCTTTCTCCACCTGTAGCTGCGCCCTGCGTCCGGCGTCGCCGCGGCGCATCGGCCGCTGCAGAACAAGGGGCGGATCGGTGTAGGCGGTGAAGCTGCCGTTGCCAAGGGATTCCTTGTCGAGCCGGGCGGAGACGGTCATTGCCGGGGCCTGGCTTTCAAAGACCTTGGCATAGTCGGCAAGGGCCTTGACGACAAAGAGATTTTCCTGGGTGGAGGCCCAATGCGGGCGGCCCTTGCGGCTCTGGCTCAGACTGCGCATGGTGCTGACCGCCAGGTCGCTGACGGCGATATCGGCTGGGTTGCCCTGCAGCCAGGCGAGAAGGCCGCTGAGGATGGCGGCGTTGTCGCGCACCGGCGAGGCAAGGAGGGCCTGGTAGCCGCTGTCGAGGGACTCGCTAAAGACAATCTGCCCGGAACTCTGGTCGGCATGGGCGAGGATCCTGTCGAGGACTTCCTGCTGGCGGTCGATAAAGCCGCCGGCGGCGATGAGGGCGCGCAGATAGAAGGTCTTGCCGAAGAGGCTCATCGATTCAAGATGGCCGCGGTAGCGTTCGACGTCGGCCAGGGTCGCCTTGCCGTCTTCGGCCAGGGCCGCCAGGGCCACCGCCCGCACCGTGGCGGCCATGCCCTTGGAAAATTCCTGGGGCAGGGCGTCATGGCGGAGGAGATTCTGCAGATAGCCCTGCAGCCGCTGCTGGACCTGCTCGGGGATTTGGTATCCCTCCTGGTGCAGCCAGTTGAAGGCCAGGGCGGTAAAGGCGCTGAGGTAGGGCGAAACCAGTTCGTCCTTCGGCGTGTAGTAGGTCATGCCGCCGTTGGGGGCCTGGTGCAGGGTCGCCAGGGCCAGGGTTTCCTGGACGGCCTTGTCGCTTTCCGGCCAGGGGGGCAGGTCTTTGAGATAGGGTTTCAGCGGGGTGTACATGGCCGCCATGACCCCCCGGGACAAGCGTTGTTCCCAGCAGCTGTACGGATAGTCCTTCATGAAAGTGAAGGCACCGGCCAGGCCGCCGATGACCGACGGCGACAGCACCAGGGCGACCTCCCCACGGTCTTCCTGCATATTGGAGGGGAAGAGGATGTCTTCAGTGGCCTTGTCCTCGTGGGTCATGCCGTAGGTCGCCGCCACCTCCTGGGCGCGGCGCTTGCCGACCTGCAGGGTGTGGGTGAGGCCGTCCTGACTCGCCCCGTCACCAGCGGTAAGCTGCAGGGTGATCGGCCCCGAGCCGGTGGTCTGCAGGGGGAAGCGCAGGGTCTCCCGCTGAAAGGGTGCCAGGGTGATGTATTTACTTTGGCGCAGTTCCTGTTTGGCTGAAGCTGCCGCCTCGGCCCCTTTGACCGGGCCCTTGGCCACGAGACTGACGGTAAAGCTGCGGCTGGTGTCGGTGCGGTTCATGAGGGTGAAACCGGCGGAGAAACGGTCACCCTCCATGACCTGATTGGGCAGGGCCGGGCGTATCTCCGTCGCCTGGTTGACCTTGAAGGAGCCTTCGCCGAGACCCATGCGGTCTTCCGGACTTACCGCCATGGCCAGTACCCGCCAGCTCGTCAGGTTGTCGGGCAGTTCGAAGCTGATTGTCGCCTTGCCCTCCGCGTCCGGACGAAGCGCCGGGTTCCAGTAGGAAACGAACTTGAACAGTGAGCGCATGCTGAGATCGGCGCCGCCGTCACCGCCGGCGCTGGCACCTTTTAAGGCCAGATTCTCGCGGCCGACCAGCTGCATCAGCAGGTTGTAGTTGCTGAGATCGAGCTCGTCGAGGGAGTAAAAGGCCTGGTAGGGGTCAAAGCGCTTACGCCCTTCGAGGAGGAGATCGAAGACCGCCTCGTCGAGCACCGCCACCGCCAGTTCAACGGGGGCCATGGCCTCGCCCGGAGCGGCATGGCGCGGACGCACCTGCAGGTCGACCCGGGCGGTTTCGCGCGGCTTGTAGACCTCTTTTTCCGGCTTGATGGCAACCACCAGCTCTTTATAGGGGTCCTTGACCGGAACCCGGACATAGCCCATGCGGTAGGCCGGTTTGCCAAGATCTTCGCCCTGCGGCCCCGGTGGTTTTTCCACCCGCGGCGTAGTGACGGTGACCGATACGTAGAAGCCGGGCAGATAATCGGCCAGGACCGGGATCTCGACGATCTCCGAGCTGCTGGCAAAGGTCCTGGTCCAGTGGCTGATGACCCCGAAGCGTTCGACGGTGATCAGTGCCTGGGCGCCGGGGAAGGGG of the Desulforhopalus sp. genome contains:
- a CDS encoding transglycosylase domain-containing protein; translated protein: MARRRCFTSKRPLLWCCLGCCLVAAALWLGKKTWEELRPFQTSLLPDALGFRRYQFLDRNGVPLSATFDNPLNVHDWLPLHEIPALLQDAFIASEDRRFYRHHGVDWLARGHALLQNLKAWRGVRGASTITEQVVRILHPRPRTLWSRWLEGIEAAQLEGRFSKAEIFEFYLNQVPYSRQRRGVLQAARLYFDRDPATLTTGETLALAVLVRAPSRLGESPGGPGLDKPLARLAAFLQGTGQLAETSAGSLRLHPLALANLRLPAPADHFLRHLASNELAGSDGRTGPARIVTTLDGNLQTRLHDILRRHLADLKRQDVHNGAVLAVNHQTDEILAWLSVSATAADAPDGWLDAVTSPRQPGSTLKPFLYALALDRGWSPATIIEDAPLARPVGDGMHPFRNYSRRHYGPLRLREALGNSLNIPAVRTVQFTGVDAFLDRLHALGMASLDRSAGHYGEGLALGNGEVTLLELVRGYAALARGGVFHPLRATMDGRSAGPSRHRVYSREAAALIADILSDPEARRLEFGNGGLLRFPVQTAAKTGTSNDHRDAWAVGFNHRHTVGIWMGNLDGHPTGGLTGSTGPAVILRTIFAELGRFEEPEPLPTSPLLAEAKVCSHSGLLAGPSCPAISEKFMPGTLPRSLCDLHSTAANRAIAAGTAPPQHSPPVHILQPSPNLQMAMDPHIPDAIEAYPMKISENYSAKRVEWIIDGQLAGISGEHPKAFMWPLSQGSHLAQARVWQDRDEAPVVTPEVRFVVK